CGCCGTGGACGCCACGCCCGGCATGGAGCGCGCGGTGCGCTCGCTGCTCGAACACCGCGCGTACATCGAGGCGTTGACGGACGAGGACCCGGAGACGTACGTGCGGAACTTCCTGACCGGATACGCCGGGAGCACGGGGGAGCGGTTCGGGGGCCGGCCCGCCGTGGCGTTCGAGCTGTTCACCCGCTGAGGCCCCATGGACTCCGGCCGCCGCGGCCGGTCCGCCCGGCAGGGTGGTCGGCGGGTGACGCCGGGCCGGTCATTAGGCTGAGGGGATGCACGATCATCCCGGCGGCCTCGCCGACCTGCGCGGAGACTGCGCCAACTGCTTCGGCCTGTGCTGTGTGGCCCTGCCCTTCGCCGCCTCGGCGGACTTCGCGCTCGACAAGGGCGCCGGCACGCCCTGCCCCCACCTGCGGGGCGACCACCGCTGCGGCATCCACGGCGCGTTGCGGCGCGAGGGCTTCACCGGCTGCACGGTCTACGACTGCTTCGGCGCCGGACAGCGGGTCTCGCAGGTCACCTTCGGCGGACAGGACTGGCGCACCGGCTCCCGGGAGCACGCCCGGCGGATGTTCGACGTGTTCCCCGTCGTACGGCAGTTGCACGAGCTGCTCCGGTACCTCACCGAGGCCCTCGCCCTGCCCGCCGCCCGCCCCGTCCAGGCCGAGCTGCGCCGTTCCCTCGAGGACACCGAACGGCTGGCGCGGCGCGGTCCGGAGGAACTCGCCGCACTGGACGTCGCCGCCCACCGTCAGCAGGTCGACGTCCTGCTCCTGAAGGCCGGCGAGCTGGCCCGGGCGGGCACGCGGGGCCGGAAGAAGGCCGCCGGGGTGCGGACCTGGTGGGGGCCCGGCTCAAGGGCGCCGATTTGCGCGGCGCGAACCTGCGCGGTGCCTGTCTCATCGCGGCCGACCTGACCGGCGCGGATCTGCGCGGCGCGGAGCTGATCGGCACGGACCTGCGCGACGCCGACCTCACGGACGCCGATCTGACCGGTGCGTTCTTCCTGACCCAGCCTCAGCTCGACGCGGCCCGGGGAACGGACGGAACCCGGCTGCCGGAGTCGGTGTCCCGGCCCCGGCGCTGGACCGCCCTTCACTGACGCACAGGAAAGCCCGCGGGCACTCCTGGTTGGCGTGCGCCCGGATCTCCGATAGGTTAGGTGAGCCTTACCTAATTAGGAGGAACTGGGATGGGTGACAGCCAAGCCTGGACGGCCGCGCCCGCCGCGGCGGAACAGGCCCGATCGGTGCTCGCCACCTCGTGGTCGTGCGCGGTGACCGCGGAGGGCGTGCGCGAGGAACTCGTCGGCACGCACACCGTGGAGGGGGACGGCCGGATCCTCCTGCACGTGCCGGACGACAGCGCCCTGCTCGCGGCCACCATCTGCGCGCCCCGCGGCGAGCCGTCCGCCGTCCTGGAGTTCGCCGACGTCGCACCCGTTCCGATGCGCAACCGCATCCGGGCCCGGCTCTGGCTGGCCGGATGGTTCACCCTCGAGAAGGGCCACCTCGCCTTCCGGGCCACCCGGGTGGTGCTGCGCCGGCCGTCCGGCGCGCTGGTGATCGACCTCGACGAGTTCGCCGCCGCCGCGCCCGACCCGCTGGCCACCGCCGAGGCACGGCTGCTCACCCACCTGGCCGAGGCCCACCCCGACGCGGTCGAGCGGCTCACCCGGCTCGTCGAACCCGGCAGCCTGCACGGCGTGGTGCGCGTCCAGCCGCTCGCGGTCGACCGGCACGGACTGACGCTGCGTATCGAACGGCGCCGCGCCCACGGCGACGTACGGCTGGCCTTCCACACGCCCGCCGACGGCGTCGCCCAGCTCACCGAACGCATGCACGTGCTGCTCGCGCAGGCGAGTGCCGCCTCCTGCCCCTGCGCGCTACAGCGGCAGCGCGCAGACGGCGACGGGTGAGGCGAACGGCTCGCCGGCCAGGCGCAGTTCGCCGCTCTCGGCGTCCACGTGGAAGACGCTGACGCTGCCGGACCGCTGGTTCGCCGCGAACAGCAGCCGTCCGTCCGGCGAGAGGGCGATCTGCCGGGGGAAGTCGCCCGCGACGGGCACCGTGCCGAGCAGCCGCAGCCGGGCGCCGTCGGCCTCCACCGCGTAGCGGGCCAGGCTGTTGTGGCCCCGGTTGGCGAGATACGCGTACGAGCCGTCGGTGGTCACCAGGAGCTGCGCCGGGTAATGGGTGCCCGGGCCCGTCCCGGTGGGCTGCGGCTCGCCGATCGTCAGACGCCCGGTCGCCGGGTCGTACGCGCACACGGCGACGGTGTTGTCGACCTCGTTGGCCAGATAGGCGTGCCGGCCGCCGGGGTGGAAGGTGAGATGGCGCGGACCCGCGCCCGGCCGGGTGTGCGCCCGCGCGACCTCGCGCAGCGTGCCCTTCCGCTGGTCGAGGCGGTAGGTGTAGACGGTGTCCGTGCCGAGGTCGACGGCGAGGACGTGGCGGCCGTCCGGGCTCGCCGCGAACTGGTGGGCGTGCGGGCCCTCCTGCCCGGGTCCCGGCGCCGGGGTGAAGTGCGCGACCAGGTCGGTGCGCTCGCCGAGCGCGCCCGACGCGCCGATCGGGTGCACGGCGACGCTGCCGGAGGTGTAGTTGGCGCTGAGCAGCCAGCGACCGCTCGGGTGCACGGACAGATGGCAGGGGGCCGCGCCTCCCGTGCCCCGGCTGCCGAGGATCTTGCGGTCGGCCAGCCGCACGGCGGTCACGGCGCCGTCCTCGCGCTCGCTCACGGCGTACAACGTGCGGCCGTCGGGGTGCACCGCCAGATACGACGGGTCGGCCACGCCGGTGAGAGTGCCGGCCCCGGTCACACGGCCCGTCGCCGGATCGTAGGTCGCC
This region of Streptomyces chromofuscus genomic DNA includes:
- a CDS encoding lactonase family protein; translation: MSRGARAGGGWSRRRFVGAVTGTALSASAACGTRPAAKAPEASADPGAPTPAGEPSGPRPLYLGTYTSVEGGGTGIALATYDPATGRVTGAGTLTGVADPSYLAVHPDGRTLYAVSEREDGAVTAVRLADRKILGSRGTGGAAPCHLSVHPSGRWLLSANYTSGSVAVHPIGASGALGERTDLVAHFTPAPGPGQEGPHAHQFAASPDGRHVLAVDLGTDTVYTYRLDQRKGTLREVARAHTRPGAGPRHLTFHPGGRHAYLANEVDNTVAVCAYDPATGRLTIGEPQPTGTGPGTHYPAQLLVTTDGSYAYLANRGHNSLARYAVEADGARLRLLGTVPVAGDFPRQIALSPDGRLLFAANQRSGSVSVFHVDAESGELRLAGEPFASPVAVCALPL
- a CDS encoding DUF2470 domain-containing protein; protein product: MGDSQAWTAAPAAAEQARSVLATSWSCAVTAEGVREELVGTHTVEGDGRILLHVPDDSALLAATICAPRGEPSAVLEFADVAPVPMRNRIRARLWLAGWFTLEKGHLAFRATRVVLRRPSGALVIDLDEFAAAAPDPLATAEARLLTHLAEAHPDAVERLTRLVEPGSLHGVVRVQPLAVDRHGLTLRIERRRAHGDVRLAFHTPADGVAQLTERMHVLLAQASAASCPCALQRQRADGDG